In a single window of the Thermotoga sp. KOL6 genome:
- a CDS encoding ATP-binding protein, with protein sequence MIQIAVVSGKGGTGKTTLSAALNLLFENNVIADCDVDAPNLHLIFRPIIQQKYEYFGGKKAVIDYTKCTSCGVCEKFCRFNAIKHEEGKVTIDPYACEGCGVCVLKCPYSAVNLVSNKAGEYYVSMAGNRPMVHAKLQPGEETSGGLVAEVRKAALKFKESGRDIVVIDGAPGIGCPATSSITGATYVVIVTEPTASGFHDLQRIVETVRLYRRRFGVVINKSTINPERKEEIASYCKNENITILGEIPFDPIVNTATVNGVSILEYPESPAVYSIVEIFKNLKKELEI encoded by the coding sequence ATGATACAAATAGCTGTCGTAAGTGGGAAAGGTGGAACAGGAAAGACCACACTCTCAGCTGCTTTGAACCTGCTCTTCGAAAATAACGTAATAGCAGACTGTGATGTAGACGCTCCGAACCTCCATCTTATCTTTCGGCCGATCATACAGCAAAAATACGAATACTTTGGAGGAAAAAAAGCGGTCATAGATTACACAAAATGCACTTCTTGTGGAGTTTGCGAAAAGTTTTGTAGATTCAACGCAATAAAACACGAAGAAGGTAAGGTAACGATTGATCCTTACGCTTGTGAAGGCTGTGGTGTCTGTGTACTCAAATGTCCATACAGTGCAGTAAATTTAGTGAGTAACAAAGCCGGGGAATATTATGTTTCCATGGCAGGTAATCGTCCCATGGTTCACGCAAAACTCCAGCCTGGTGAAGAGACCAGTGGAGGCCTTGTCGCGGAAGTGAGAAAAGCTGCCCTGAAGTTCAAGGAATCTGGACGGGATATCGTTGTCATTGATGGAGCCCCAGGTATCGGTTGTCCTGCTACTTCTTCTATCACCGGCGCGACTTACGTTGTAATAGTGACAGAACCCACCGCATCAGGATTTCACGATCTTCAACGCATTGTTGAAACTGTTCGGCTCTACAGAAGGAGATTTGGAGTGGTAATCAACAAGTCTACAATAAATCCCGAAAGAAAAGAAGAAATAGCTTCATACTGTAAAAATGAAAATATCACTATTTTGGGAGAGATTCCTTTTGACCCAATTGTAAACACTGCTACTGTGAACGGTGTATCCATTTTAGAATACCCTGAGAGTCCGGCAGTGTACAGTATTGTTGAGATATTCAAAAATCTGAAGAAAGAACTCGAAATCTGA
- a CDS encoding ATP-binding protein, translating into MIITVLSGKGGTGKTTVATNLAWVLSFEWKVQLLDADVEEPNAHLFLSPQIDETKSVEILIPKVNQTVCTKCGECAKACQFGAISVFKAGVMVFESLCHGCGACSMICPERAITEIPKPIGQIKLGEALNDIRFGMGVLNIGEPSGVKIIRELKKNIDTSADVVIIDAPPGTSCSVVESLRGADFALLVTEPTPFGLHDVRMAAELVAEMGIKSGIVVNRDSEGFNGIDLFSKESGIPILMRIPYDTRIAELYSRGILLSAQLPEWKTKFTELFKEIKELVNV; encoded by the coding sequence ATGATAATCACAGTTTTGAGTGGTAAAGGTGGAACGGGAAAAACCACTGTTGCTACTAATCTTGCATGGGTTCTATCTTTTGAATGGAAAGTACAATTACTAGACGCAGATGTCGAAGAACCAAATGCTCATCTTTTTCTATCGCCACAAATAGATGAAACGAAATCTGTCGAGATATTAATTCCCAAAGTGAACCAGACCGTTTGTACCAAATGTGGGGAGTGTGCCAAAGCATGCCAGTTCGGCGCCATATCTGTGTTCAAAGCGGGTGTGATGGTTTTTGAATCGCTTTGTCACGGTTGCGGTGCCTGTTCTATGATATGTCCTGAAAGAGCCATCACAGAGATTCCCAAACCCATCGGTCAAATAAAGTTAGGGGAAGCTCTCAATGATATTCGTTTTGGTATGGGAGTTTTAAATATCGGAGAACCTTCTGGTGTGAAAATTATCAGAGAATTAAAGAAAAACATAGACACTTCAGCTGACGTTGTGATAATTGACGCACCCCCGGGTACGTCCTGTTCTGTGGTGGAATCCCTCCGTGGGGCAGATTTTGCTTTGCTTGTTACCGAACCTACACCGTTTGGTCTTCATGATGTCCGTATGGCAGCAGAATTGGTGGCAGAAATGGGAATTAAATCCGGGATAGTTGTGAACAGAGATTCTGAGGGCTTCAACGGTATAGACCTTTTTTCAAAAGAGAGTGGTATACCGATTCTTATGAGAATCCCTTATGATACCCGGATTGCAGAGCTTTACTCGCGAGGAATACTTCTCTCGGCTCAACTTCCAGAGTGGAAGACAAAATTCACCGAACTTTTCAAAGAGATCAAGGAGCTGGTGAACGTATGA
- a CDS encoding DUF5320 domain-containing protein has product MPGLDGTGPAGMGPMTGRGLGWCRYGAGYGPYAVSPWYRRPFGFWPGWGRGFGWRRGWGFGMQFRRGWGWRGGPRAGFWW; this is encoded by the coding sequence ATGCCTGGACTTGATGGAACAGGACCAGCAGGAATGGGTCCAATGACCGGTCGTGGCCTTGGATGGTGTCGTTATGGGGCCGGCTATGGTCCTTACGCTGTTTCACCTTGGTACAGAAGACCTTTCGGATTCTGGCCCGGATGGGGCAGAGGATTCGGATGGAGACGAGGATGGGGTTTTGGCATGCAGTTCAGAAGAGGTTGGGGATGGCGTGGAGGCCCTAGAGCCGGTTTTTGGTGGTAA
- the aroF gene encoding 3-deoxy-7-phosphoheptulonate synthase, with the protein MIVVLKPGSTEEDIKKVVKLAESYNLKCHISKGQERTVIGIIGDDRYVVADKFESLDCVENVVRVLKPYKLVSREFKPEDTVIDLGKVKIGDGYFTIMAGPCAVEDREMLMETAHFLKEMGVSILRGGAYKPRTSPYSFQGLGEKGLEYLREAADEYGMFVVTEALGEEELSKVAEYADIIQIGARNAQNFRLLSKAGNYNKPVLLKRGFMNTVEEFLLSAEYIANSGNAKIILCERGIRTFEKATRNTLDISAVPVIKKESHLPILVDPSHSGGRRDLVVPLSKAAIAVGAHGIMVEVHPNPERALSDGKQSLDFKLFEELIKEMKRLAVALGVKVN; encoded by the coding sequence ATGATTGTGGTTTTGAAACCTGGTTCTACGGAAGAAGATATAAAGAAGGTGGTGAAGTTGGCGGAAAGTTACAATTTGAAATGTCATATTTCGAAAGGTCAGGAAAGAACAGTTATAGGTATCATCGGAGACGATAGGTATGTAGTTGCAGACAAATTCGAATCGTTGGATTGTGTTGAGAACGTAGTTCGAGTTTTAAAACCTTACAAGCTTGTTTCTCGTGAGTTCAAACCAGAGGATACGGTGATAGATCTTGGAAAAGTAAAAATAGGAGATGGATACTTCACCATCATGGCGGGACCCTGTGCTGTGGAAGATAGAGAAATGCTCATGGAAACAGCTCATTTCTTAAAGGAAATGGGTGTGAGTATTCTCAGGGGTGGTGCTTACAAACCTCGTACATCACCTTATTCGTTCCAAGGCCTTGGTGAAAAGGGTTTGGAGTATTTGAGAGAAGCAGCTGATGAATATGGTATGTTCGTTGTAACGGAAGCCTTGGGCGAGGAAGAACTTTCTAAGGTTGCAGAATACGCCGATATCATCCAAATTGGCGCAAGGAATGCGCAGAATTTCAGGCTCCTTTCGAAAGCTGGTAACTACAACAAGCCCGTTCTTCTGAAAAGAGGTTTTATGAACACCGTTGAGGAATTTTTGCTCTCTGCTGAATATATTGCGAATTCTGGAAATGCGAAAATAATTCTCTGCGAGAGGGGAATAAGGACTTTCGAAAAGGCTACTAGAAACACCCTGGATATTTCCGCTGTTCCCGTAATCAAAAAAGAATCACATCTTCCTATTTTGGTCGATCCGAGTCATTCTGGTGGAAGAAGAGATCTCGTCGTACCACTTTCAAAAGCCGCTATCGCTGTTGGTGCCCATGGAATCATGGTAGAAGTTCATCCGAATCCGGAAAGGGCTCTCTCCGATGGAAAACAAAGCCTCGATTTCAAATTGTTTGAGGAATTGATCAAAGAGATGAAAAGACTCGCAGTAGCGTTGGGGGTGAAGGTGAATTGA
- a CDS encoding prephenate dehydrogenase, protein MRISILGAGCIGGSIVFKLNGKHQLKVFDNDEETRKVLLERGLNVVFNQRDLYDTDLLILALPMREEERFLNETDFEGKILDVASVKSPFMEIAKKRRLRFVGGHPMAGNERKGKEGWDPEMFEGKIFFLCSLDGLKDEEVETVVKDLGAKPVWIDHNMHDEIVAAVSHVQYLISLTAKYIGKNHERFAGPGYRSNTRLSKQNMEMALDMIRYNKRNVLKYLEGARNFLSSLYTLVKNEEFEYLERTIREVTS, encoded by the coding sequence TTGAGAATCTCTATCTTGGGGGCTGGATGTATAGGTGGTTCAATAGTTTTTAAATTGAATGGAAAGCATCAGCTCAAGGTCTTTGACAACGATGAAGAAACGAGGAAAGTGTTACTGGAAAGAGGATTGAACGTGGTTTTCAATCAAAGAGATCTTTACGACACAGATCTTCTTATTCTTGCACTTCCGATGAGGGAAGAGGAAAGGTTTTTAAACGAGACGGACTTCGAGGGAAAAATTCTCGATGTTGCGAGTGTGAAATCTCCTTTCATGGAGATAGCAAAGAAAAGAAGGTTGCGTTTTGTAGGAGGTCATCCAATGGCCGGAAACGAACGAAAGGGAAAAGAAGGTTGGGACCCTGAGATGTTTGAGGGAAAGATTTTTTTTCTCTGCTCTTTGGATGGGCTTAAGGATGAAGAGGTAGAAACCGTTGTAAAAGATCTTGGGGCGAAACCTGTATGGATAGATCACAACATGCACGATGAGATTGTTGCTGCAGTGAGTCATGTGCAGTACTTAATATCTTTGACAGCGAAATACATCGGAAAGAATCATGAGAGATTCGCTGGTCCTGGTTATCGATCGAATACTAGGCTTTCAAAACAGAACATGGAAATGGCGTTGGATATGATCAGATATAATAAAAGAAACGTTCTTAAATATTTGGAAGGTGCAAGAAACTTTCTGAGTTCTCTTTACACCCTGGTGAAAAACGAAGAGTTCGAGTATTTGGAAAGAACGATAAGGGAAGTGACATCATGA
- the aroA gene encoding 3-phosphoshikimate 1-carboxyvinyltransferase: MKIEPAKSVKGVLSVPPDKSITHRALILAALSETESTLYNLLRCLDTERTYDILRILGTEFAGDWKKMKVFPKPFVEPIEPLFCGNSGTTTRLMSGVLASYKMFTVLYGDDSLSKRPMGRVIEPLEIMGARFMARRNNYLPMAIKGNRLSGISYKTPVASAQVKSAILLAGLKADGKTIVIEPRKSRDHTERMLKNLGVPVHEEGTRVVLNPSSFRGFQIEIPGDISSASFFVVLGAIHPNARITVNDVGLNPTRIGLLEVMKLMGANVEWKITREDLEPIGRIEVETSPNLKGIIVPKELIPSMIDELPLVALLGAFAEGETIVRNAEELRKKESDRISVLVGNFRKIGVKIEEYNDGFKITGKQRIKGGKVDPKGDHRIAMLFSIAGVVSEEGIEVQNHGCVEVSFPNFYELLEKVIE, from the coding sequence ATGAAGATTGAACCTGCAAAGAGCGTGAAGGGAGTTTTGAGTGTTCCTCCCGACAAGTCTATAACGCATAGAGCCCTCATTCTGGCTGCCCTTTCTGAGACGGAAAGTACGCTTTATAATCTATTGAGATGTCTTGATACGGAAAGAACTTATGATATTCTTCGAATACTCGGAACGGAGTTCGCAGGTGATTGGAAAAAAATGAAAGTTTTTCCAAAACCATTCGTTGAGCCAATTGAACCTCTTTTCTGTGGAAACTCTGGTACAACAACGAGACTGATGAGCGGTGTTCTGGCTTCCTACAAAATGTTTACTGTACTGTACGGTGACGATTCTCTATCCAAAAGACCTATGGGGAGAGTTATTGAACCCCTTGAAATCATGGGAGCAAGATTCATGGCACGTCGGAACAACTATTTGCCTATGGCTATAAAAGGCAATCGTCTTTCGGGAATAAGCTACAAAACACCTGTTGCGAGTGCTCAAGTGAAAAGTGCTATTCTCCTGGCTGGACTGAAGGCTGACGGGAAAACGATCGTTATCGAGCCGCGGAAGAGTAGGGATCACACAGAGAGAATGTTGAAGAATTTAGGAGTTCCTGTCCACGAAGAAGGAACACGCGTGGTTTTGAACCCTTCTTCTTTCAGAGGATTTCAGATAGAGATACCAGGAGATATTTCTTCGGCTTCTTTCTTCGTTGTTTTAGGTGCAATACATCCCAACGCTCGTATTACTGTGAACGACGTGGGGTTGAATCCTACTCGTATAGGTCTCCTCGAGGTTATGAAACTCATGGGGGCAAACGTAGAATGGAAAATCACGAGAGAAGATCTCGAACCGATTGGAAGGATCGAAGTAGAGACATCTCCAAATTTGAAAGGCATCATCGTTCCAAAAGAGTTGATCCCGTCCATGATAGATGAACTTCCCCTTGTCGCATTACTTGGTGCCTTTGCCGAGGGTGAAACAATCGTCAGAAACGCGGAGGAGTTGAGAAAGAAAGAGTCAGACAGGATAAGTGTTCTTGTAGGGAATTTCAGGAAAATAGGAGTAAAAATCGAGGAGTACAATGATGGTTTCAAAATTACTGGCAAACAGAGAATAAAAGGAGGTAAGGTGGATCCGAAAGGGGATCATAGAATAGCAATGCTTTTCTCTATAGCAGGAGTTGTGAGTGAAGAAGGAATAGAAGTGCAAAACCACGGGTGTGTGGAAGTGTCTTTTCCCAATTTCTACGAACTTCTCGAGAAGGTGATAGAGTGA
- a CDS encoding shikimate dehydrogenase, with translation MKFCIIGYPVKHSISPKLYNEYFKKARMNHSYDMKEIPPELFGSEIEKVLEEYDGFNVTIPHKERMMKYIEPSEEAKAIKAVNCVYKGKGYNTDWLGVLKSLETVEVEEPAVVVGAGGAARALIYALLQKGVKDIWVTNRTLEKARNLEFPVQVFSFDQLEEMVKKARSFFNATSVGMKGERFNISEDSLRDLNLVYDVIYFDTPLVTTAKKLGIRYVIKGNLMFYYQAMENLKIWGIFVEGNFYEVFKEVLG, from the coding sequence GTGAAATTCTGCATAATTGGTTACCCAGTTAAACACAGTATATCTCCCAAGTTGTACAACGAATATTTCAAGAAAGCTAGAATGAACCATTCTTACGATATGAAGGAGATACCTCCTGAGCTTTTTGGTTCCGAAATTGAGAAAGTGTTAGAGGAATACGATGGTTTCAACGTCACGATCCCTCACAAGGAAAGAATGATGAAGTATATTGAACCTTCTGAAGAGGCGAAAGCAATAAAAGCAGTCAACTGTGTTTACAAAGGAAAGGGATATAACACCGATTGGTTGGGTGTGTTGAAGTCACTTGAGACGGTGGAGGTAGAAGAACCAGCAGTGGTCGTGGGAGCAGGAGGAGCTGCACGGGCGTTGATCTATGCCCTTCTTCAAAAAGGAGTGAAAGATATTTGGGTAACGAACAGAACTCTCGAAAAAGCAAGGAATTTAGAATTCCCCGTTCAAGTTTTTTCCTTTGACCAACTTGAAGAAATGGTGAAAAAAGCTCGTAGTTTTTTTAACGCCACTTCTGTGGGAATGAAAGGGGAAAGATTCAATATTTCTGAAGATTCTTTGAGAGACCTTAATCTCGTTTACGACGTGATATATTTTGATACTCCGCTTGTAACCACAGCGAAAAAGCTCGGTATAAGGTATGTCATAAAAGGGAATCTGATGTTCTATTATCAGGCTATGGAGAATCTTAAGATATGGGGAATATTTGTCGAAGGAAATTTTTACGAGGTGTTCAAGGAGGTTCTAGGATGA
- the aroC gene encoding chorismate synthase: protein MKLTIAGDSHGKCMVAVLEGIPAGVKIDEDIMKTDLFRRRNCYGRGKRMNMEEDNFEIVSGVWKGLTTGAPITILIPNKSGNPVKDVRSVPRPGHVDFSAWVKYKLPDLNVYVERASARWTVALTAVGSLLKSLLKEFGIEIMGFVTRIGNIEVKETPSNYEEIKKRRDESPVFCPDLEATKKMIEEIDKAKKKGNTLGGKIKVIARGVPMGIGSYSNLFKRLDSKIGSLFFAIPAVKGVIVGSEEMWYGFDYLDEFEIVNDRIKRKTNNLGGIEGGISNGEDIWVNVYVKPIPTTGKSLNSVDLRTLKPARTPYVRSDVTAVPPASVVSEAALAVVLADALLEHLGDGNIQDLKRRLENESLPRWDDGFWEKYDR, encoded by the coding sequence ATGAAACTCACAATAGCAGGTGATTCGCATGGAAAGTGCATGGTTGCCGTTTTAGAGGGTATCCCTGCAGGAGTGAAGATCGATGAAGACATTATGAAAACTGATTTATTCAGAAGGAGAAACTGTTATGGTAGAGGAAAGAGAATGAACATGGAAGAAGATAACTTTGAGATAGTTTCTGGAGTCTGGAAAGGTCTTACAACAGGAGCGCCTATCACGATCCTCATCCCAAACAAATCAGGGAATCCTGTAAAAGATGTTCGAAGTGTTCCAAGACCAGGTCATGTGGATTTTTCTGCATGGGTAAAGTACAAACTGCCAGATTTGAATGTTTATGTGGAACGTGCCAGTGCAAGATGGACTGTGGCTTTAACTGCCGTCGGATCGTTGTTGAAAAGTCTTTTGAAAGAATTTGGAATAGAGATTATGGGTTTTGTTACGAGGATAGGGAATATTGAAGTCAAAGAGACTCCTTCGAATTATGAAGAAATAAAAAAGAGAAGAGACGAATCCCCTGTGTTCTGTCCGGATCTGGAAGCAACGAAGAAGATGATTGAAGAGATAGATAAAGCAAAGAAAAAGGGGAATACCCTCGGAGGGAAGATAAAAGTAATTGCCAGGGGTGTTCCAATGGGAATAGGAAGCTATTCGAACTTGTTCAAAAGACTCGACTCGAAAATAGGATCTCTTTTCTTTGCTATTCCTGCGGTGAAAGGGGTTATTGTGGGAAGTGAAGAAATGTGGTATGGATTCGATTATTTGGATGAGTTTGAAATCGTAAACGATCGGATAAAAAGAAAAACGAACAATCTTGGTGGAATAGAGGGTGGAATTTCTAATGGAGAAGATATTTGGGTGAACGTTTATGTAAAACCTATTCCCACAACGGGAAAATCTTTGAATTCTGTTGATTTGAGAACTCTCAAACCTGCTAGAACTCCTTATGTTAGATCCGATGTAACGGCTGTCCCACCCGCTTCCGTGGTTAGTGAGGCAGCGCTCGCGGTTGTGTTGGCCGATGCTCTACTCGAACACCTGGGTGATGGAAACATTCAGGATTTGAAAAGGAGGCTTGAAAATGAAAGTCTTCCTCGTTGGGATGATGGGTTCTGGGAAAAGTACGATCGGTAA
- the aroB gene encoding bifunctional shikimate kinase AroK/3-dehydroquinate synthase AroB, with protein sequence MKVFLVGMMGSGKSTIGKKVAEILDLQFVDMDEEIEKREGKSIKRIFEEDGEDYFRLKEKELLKELIQKDNVVVSTGGGVVTDPENRALLRRTKTLFLYAPPEELVQRVTVENRPLLSEGKEKIYEIWEKRKSFYAEFKRIDTSKLNEWETTALVVLETLDEIEVTSIEKPHRIEVVLGGFKRVKNEELVFTTERVEKIYGRYLPERKLLFPDGEEVKTLEHVSRAYYELVRMDFPRGETIAGVGGGALTDFTGFIASTFKRGVGLSFYPTTLLAQVDASVGGKNAIDFAGVKNVIGTFRMPDYVIIDPSVTISMDEGRFEEGIVEAFKMILISGRGVDLLDDPKGIEKRNLKIISEMVRISVEEKAKIVMEDPYDMGIRHVLNLGHTLGHVYEMLEEIPHGIAVAWGLEKETMYLYRRGVVSKKILKWIVEKLKQIVPIPVPSVDKERAKELILNDKKILKGSKVRLPYVKEIGKVDFLEVDPLDLLEVID encoded by the coding sequence ATGAAAGTCTTCCTCGTTGGGATGATGGGTTCTGGGAAAAGTACGATCGGTAAGAAGGTAGCTGAGATCCTCGATCTTCAGTTCGTGGATATGGACGAGGAGATAGAAAAGAGAGAGGGGAAAAGTATCAAAAGGATATTCGAAGAAGATGGCGAGGATTATTTTCGTTTGAAAGAAAAGGAACTTTTGAAAGAACTCATTCAGAAAGACAATGTTGTAGTGTCAACAGGTGGAGGCGTGGTGACCGACCCCGAAAACAGAGCTCTTTTAAGAAGAACGAAAACACTTTTTCTCTACGCTCCTCCTGAAGAGCTGGTTCAACGAGTTACTGTGGAAAACAGACCCCTTCTCAGTGAAGGGAAGGAAAAGATATACGAAATATGGGAGAAGCGAAAATCATTTTATGCAGAGTTCAAGAGAATAGATACTTCGAAATTGAACGAATGGGAAACAACCGCTCTTGTTGTGCTTGAAACTCTCGATGAAATAGAAGTGACATCGATCGAGAAACCCCACCGTATTGAGGTCGTTCTTGGTGGCTTTAAAAGAGTGAAAAACGAAGAATTAGTCTTTACCACGGAGAGAGTAGAAAAGATTTATGGAAGGTACCTTCCAGAAAGGAAACTTCTCTTTCCTGATGGTGAAGAGGTGAAAACCCTCGAACATGTGTCTAGGGCTTATTACGAGCTCGTGCGAATGGATTTTCCCAGGGGTGAAACTATAGCGGGTGTTGGTGGGGGAGCACTCACAGACTTCACGGGTTTTATAGCGAGTACCTTCAAAAGAGGTGTTGGCCTTTCTTTTTATCCAACAACTTTGCTAGCCCAAGTTGATGCTTCTGTTGGTGGAAAAAACGCAATAGATTTCGCTGGCGTGAAGAACGTTATAGGGACTTTCAGAATGCCAGATTATGTGATTATAGATCCCTCAGTGACGATTTCTATGGACGAAGGTAGATTTGAAGAAGGTATAGTCGAGGCGTTCAAAATGATTCTCATTTCTGGTAGGGGAGTAGATCTTCTCGATGATCCAAAGGGAATAGAGAAGAGAAATCTCAAAATCATCAGTGAAATGGTGAGAATTTCTGTTGAAGAAAAAGCAAAGATAGTGATGGAAGATCCATACGATATGGGGATCAGACATGTTCTAAACCTAGGTCACACTTTGGGACATGTTTACGAAATGCTAGAAGAAATCCCTCATGGAATAGCGGTGGCATGGGGATTGGAGAAGGAAACTATGTATCTTTACAGGAGAGGGGTTGTCTCAAAAAAGATTTTGAAATGGATCGTTGAAAAGCTCAAGCAGATTGTACCAATTCCTGTACCTTCTGTCGATAAAGAAAGAGCGAAGGAACTCATTTTGAACGACAAAAAAATATTGAAAGGTTCTAAAGTTCGACTTCCCTATGTAAAAGAAATAGGAAAGGTGGATTTCTTGGAAGTGGATCCTCTTGACCTTTTGGAGGTGATAGATTGA
- the aroQ gene encoding type II 3-dehydroquinate dehydratase yields MKILVVNGPNLNMLGKRDKNVYGNFTHNYLVEEIKKWGEENSIEVEVFQSNHEGEIIDRLHRLDFDGLVINPGAFTHYSYAIRDALEIVKVPKVEVHISNIHKREEFRKISVTVEACDGQITGLGLHGYILALEYIKRKLEEVI; encoded by the coding sequence TTGAAGATTCTCGTCGTAAATGGACCGAATCTGAACATGTTGGGAAAGAGAGATAAGAATGTCTATGGTAATTTTACGCACAACTATTTGGTAGAGGAAATAAAAAAGTGGGGGGAGGAAAACAGCATAGAAGTGGAAGTTTTCCAGTCTAATCACGAGGGGGAGATTATCGATCGATTACATAGACTAGATTTCGATGGACTTGTGATAAATCCTGGAGCTTTTACTCATTACAGTTATGCTATAAGAGACGCCCTTGAAATAGTGAAAGTACCGAAGGTAGAGGTTCATATTTCCAATATACATAAGAGAGAGGAATTCCGGAAAATAAGTGTCACGGTAGAAGCGTGCGATGGCCAAATCACTGGTCTTGGCCTGCACGGTTACATCTTGGCTTTGGAGTACATAAAAAGGAAATTGGAAGAGGTCATTTGA
- a CDS encoding LysE family transporter, with product MLSIFLGSFLVGLSGAMAPGPLMVVAISKSAKNWKNSLKLILGHVILEAFLVLLLIAGVQVLKSSASMKIVSAAGGSFLIYMGISQFREMRELPSFLRSRKRKLSLPIPLQGVLISISNPYFLFWWFTVGSTFLLQAQESLFFGVLMFYLGHILSDISWYTLLGISGHLFAKSSWKVVYKIMLILTSLMLIGFGIYFLIGVFK from the coding sequence ATGCTCTCCATATTCCTTGGAAGCTTCCTTGTGGGTCTCTCCGGTGCCATGGCACCAGGACCTTTAATGGTGGTGGCAATTTCAAAAAGTGCAAAAAATTGGAAGAATTCTTTGAAATTGATCTTAGGACACGTGATCCTAGAAGCGTTCTTGGTACTCCTTTTGATCGCGGGTGTCCAAGTACTAAAATCTTCTGCTTCGATGAAGATTGTCTCTGCAGCAGGTGGTTCATTCCTTATTTACATGGGGATTTCTCAATTCCGTGAGATGAGAGAACTCCCATCGTTCCTGAGGAGCAGAAAAAGAAAACTCTCTCTTCCGATACCTCTTCAAGGAGTTCTCATATCCATTTCTAACCCCTATTTCCTCTTTTGGTGGTTTACGGTAGGAAGCACTTTTCTCCTTCAAGCACAAGAATCTCTCTTTTTCGGAGTTCTTATGTTTTACTTGGGCCACATACTTTCGGACATATCCTGGTACACCCTTTTAGGAATTTCTGGACATCTTTTCGCAAAATCTTCATGGAAAGTGGTGTACAAGATTATGCTAATTTTGACGTCCTTGATGTTAATAGGTTTTGGAATATATTTTTTAATTGGTGTTTTCAAATGA
- the ilvA gene encoding threonine ammonia-lyase → MVSIEDVKEAQDVLKKVVHRTALTYSSVLSEITGGEIYLKMENLQKTGAFKIRGAYNKIAHLSDEEKEKGVVAASAGNHAQGVALAARIFGISATIVMPKYAPLSKITKTKKLGAQVILEGNVFDEAYEAALRIQEKTGAVFIHPFNDPYVIAGQGTIGLEILEDLPDVDLVVVPVGGGGLISGISVAIKSSKPGVQVIGVQTENMPSMVASLRRGKVEKVEGKPTLADGIAVKKPGDLTFEIIKKYVDEMILVNEEEIADAILFLLEQAKVVAEGAGAVGVAALLNRLDVKGKKVAIVISGGNIDVNMIDRIINKGLVKSGRKVFIETFVMDRPGALKELLGVVAELGANVLSVSHNRSSKDVPIGYAKIELELETVDEKHVEEIERVLIAKGYEVRIPG, encoded by the coding sequence ATGGTCTCCATAGAGGATGTAAAAGAAGCTCAAGATGTTTTAAAGAAAGTAGTCCATCGAACTGCTCTAACTTATTCTTCTGTTTTGAGTGAAATTACTGGCGGAGAGATTTACTTGAAAATGGAAAATCTCCAAAAAACAGGTGCGTTCAAAATAAGAGGTGCTTACAACAAGATAGCTCACTTGAGCGATGAGGAAAAAGAGAAAGGAGTTGTTGCTGCCTCCGCAGGGAATCACGCCCAGGGAGTTGCATTGGCTGCAAGAATTTTCGGTATTTCTGCAACCATCGTCATGCCGAAATACGCGCCTCTGTCAAAGATCACTAAAACAAAGAAATTGGGAGCGCAAGTGATCCTCGAAGGTAATGTCTTTGACGAAGCATATGAGGCAGCTTTGAGAATTCAAGAAAAAACTGGAGCGGTTTTCATCCATCCCTTCAACGATCCTTATGTGATAGCAGGGCAAGGAACAATAGGACTTGAAATACTAGAAGATTTGCCGGATGTGGATCTCGTTGTCGTACCAGTTGGCGGAGGAGGGTTGATATCTGGTATCTCTGTTGCTATTAAATCCTCAAAGCCTGGCGTTCAGGTGATAGGGGTCCAAACTGAGAACATGCCTTCTATGGTTGCTTCTTTGAGACGAGGAAAAGTGGAAAAGGTGGAAGGAAAACCCACTCTCGCCGATGGAATAGCTGTGAAAAAGCCCGGAGATTTGACGTTCGAGATAATAAAAAAATACGTTGATGAAATGATTCTGGTTAACGAAGAAGAAATAGCAGATGCAATTCTTTTTCTTTTGGAACAAGCAAAGGTAGTAGCTGAGGGAGCAGGGGCTGTTGGTGTAGCGGCTCTCTTGAACAGATTAGATGTGAAGGGGAAGAAAGTTGCGATTGTTATAAGCGGTGGGAACATAGATGTGAACATGATAGATCGCATAATAAACAAAGGACTCGTAAAAAGTGGTAGGAAGGTCTTCATAGAAACTTTCGTGATGGATAGACCAGGTGCGCTCAAAGAGCTTCTCGGAGTTGTGGCAGAACTGGGAGCAAACGTCCTTTCTGTATCCCATAACAGATCTTCCAAAGATGTTCCAATCGGATATGCGAAAATAGAACTCGAGCTTGAAACAGTCGACGAAAAGCATGTCGAAGAGATAGAAAGAGTCCTTATCGCCAAGGGATACGAAGTGAGAATACCCGGATGA